A genome region from Pygocentrus nattereri isolate fPygNat1 chromosome 10, fPygNat1.pri, whole genome shotgun sequence includes the following:
- the nenf gene encoding neudesin encodes MLFLQLITCFSFMQICTADETKLKVKAASKPVRLFTDEELRNYDGTEEGQPIYMAIKGVVFDVTSGKKFYGKGAAYNALVGKDSTRAVAKMSLDPKDLTHDVAGLTEKELESLESVFTGTYKSKYPIVGYTSRRILNEDGSPNEDFKPEDQPNFSVRAEL; translated from the exons atgttgtttttgcagctcatTACCTGTTTTTCGTTCATGCAAATTTGTACGGCAGATGAGAcgaaattaaaagtaaaagccGCTTCGAAACCTGTGAGGTTGTTCACAGACGAAGAGCTGAGAAACTACGATGGAACTGAG GAAGGGCAGCCTATTTACATGGCCATAAAAGGTGTGGTGTTTGACGTCACGTCTGGAAAAA AATTTTATGGGAAAGGTGCAGCTTATAATGCTCTTGTAGGGAAGGACTCAACCAGAGCTGTGGCCAAAATGTCACTTGATCCTAAAGATCTGACACATGATGTA GCTGGTCTTACTGAGAAAGAGCTGGAGTCCCTGGAGAGCGTATTTACTGGAACATACAAATCAAAGTACCCTATAGTGGGTTACACGAGCAGACGAATTCTCAATGAAGACGGCAGTCCCAATGAGGACTTCAAACCAGAGGACCAGCCAAATTTCAGTGTCAGAGCTGAGCTTTGA
- the pacc1 gene encoding proton-activated chloride channel yields the protein MLRKEAPRCYQEFSDEDCGRASVSHQHNTDAAQDQDEASCDATSDDVMDNNQISTAFNKACVKNVFTVILVFSYLLLSAVAAFLAYQTISDFLEKLNHPVMSVSYKEVEEFAPPGIALYPGKAQLLSCQHHYHDYIPPGLTGQSKENNCVIEQVIYSDPYANHTRHALVVEGPTDVRNRELLFLQFSQNETEEDFSAISYMLFAQFSDMTESSDKAAFMRDCERNYSMWTFSGGFRTWVKMSLVRTSGRGNESVEFRQESNVVKYNDRRPPQEKTNELFFVVFQWRDPFIQQVKDIVTANPWNTIAILCGVFMALFKAADFAKLSIKWMIKIRKRSRRAKIREMNQIS from the exons ATGCTGCGGAAGGAGGCGCCTCGGTGCTACCAGGAG ttCAGTGATGAGGACTGTGGAAGAGCATCTGTATCTCACCAGCACAATACAGATGCTGCCCAGGATCAAGATGAAGCCAGCTGTGATGCCACATCAG ATGATGTCATGGACAATAATCAAATATCAACTGCCTTCAACAAAGCTTGTGTGAAGAACGTCTTCACAGTCATCCTTGTTTTCAGCTACCTTCTGCTAAGTGCGGTGGCTGCATTTTTGGCCTACCAAACTATTTCTGACTTCCTGGAGAAGCTCAATCATCCTGTGATGTCGGTGTCCTACAAAGAGGTCGAGGAGTTTGCTCCCCCAG GAATTGCACTGTACCCAGGAAAGGCTCAGTTATTAAGTTGTCAGCACCACTATCATGACTACATTCCACCTGGTTTAACAGGCCAGAGTAAGGAGAACAACTGTGTAATAGAGCAAGTCATTTATAGTGACCCATACGCCAACCACACTAGA CATGCCTTGGTGGTTGAGGGTCCGACAGATGTCCGAAACCGGGAGCTCTTATTCCTCCAGTTCAGTCAAAATGAAACTGAGGAGGACTTCAGTGCTATCAGTTATATGCTGTTTGCTCAGTTCAGTGATATGACTGAAAG CTCAGACAAGGCTGCATTTATGAGGGATTGTGAAAGGAATTATTCAATGTGGACTTTCTCTGGTGGCTTTCGTACGTGGGTCAAAATGTCTTTGGTCAGGACATCTGGGAGAGGAAATGAATCTGTGGAATTCAGGCAAGAG TCCAATGTTGTGAAGTATAACGACAGAAGGCCTCCACAAGAGAAAACGAATGAGCTTTTCTTTGTCGTGTTCCAGTGGCGAGATCCATTCATACAGCAAGTTAAAGAC ATAGTCACAGCAAACCCCTGGAACACCATAGCCATTCTGTGTGGTGTCTTCATGGCTCTTTTTAAAGCAGCAGACTTTGCTAAACTCAGTATTAAGTGGATGATCAAAATTCGCAAAAGATCCAGGAGGGCGAAAATTCGGGAAATGAACCAAATCAGCTGA